A region of Streptomyces sp. NBC_01750 DNA encodes the following proteins:
- a CDS encoding ATP-binding protein: MPQRPAPEREFTMRFTSTSRGARLARRLVSHRLNDWGHPYTTPVNQTLTLITAELSANAVRHGHVPGRDFHVQLTLAEDTFRIEVTDTRAEKRPPASPPATDSLSESGRGMLLVAALADDWGVSPRPAAPGKTVWADLHVRTQGHPLTHRVALEPTDLDLLLATASLLRDDLGSRPEDASHGDRRQ; this comes from the coding sequence ATGCCACAGCGCCCCGCACCCGAACGCGAGTTCACCATGCGCTTCACCTCAACGTCGCGCGGTGCCCGCCTCGCCCGCCGACTCGTCTCGCACCGCCTGAACGACTGGGGCCACCCCTACACGACCCCGGTCAACCAGACGCTCACCCTCATCACGGCGGAACTCAGCGCCAACGCCGTACGCCACGGCCACGTCCCCGGCCGGGACTTCCACGTCCAACTCACCCTGGCCGAGGACACCTTCCGCATCGAGGTGACGGACACCCGCGCCGAGAAACGGCCCCCGGCCAGTCCCCCGGCGACCGACTCGCTTTCCGAGTCCGGCCGGGGCATGCTTCTGGTCGCCGCCCTCGCGGACGACTGGGGCGTCAGCCCTCGCCCAGCAGCCCCGGGCAAGACCGTGTGGGCGGATCTGCACGTGCGGACCCAAGGCCACCCGCTCACGCACCGGGTGGCCCTTGAACCGACGGACCTCGATTTACTCCTGGCTACTGCTTCACTGCTGCGCGACGACCTCGGGTCGCGGCCGGAGGACGCCAGCCACGGAGATCGTCGTCAGTGA
- a CDS encoding DUF397 domain-containing protein — translation MSGEEAGPDTDALAWFKSSYSAGDGGQCVEVAAAIGAVHVRDSKDTTRAALAVEPTAWTAFVEFAAL, via the coding sequence ATGAGCGGGGAAGAGGCGGGGCCGGACACTGATGCCCTGGCATGGTTCAAGAGCAGTTACAGCGCTGGTGACGGTGGCCAGTGCGTTGAGGTCGCGGCTGCGATAGGCGCCGTACACGTCCGCGACTCGAAGGACACAACCCGCGCCGCACTCGCCGTAGAACCCACGGCGTGGACCGCGTTCGTCGAGTTCGCGGCACTCTGA
- the pglX gene encoding BREX-2 system adenine-specific DNA-methyltransferase PglX, translating to MIDRKALLNDLKQQVKAVETDLGRQVKALGDVGARLRAEYDQARKLGRTAATWTSWLDERVTQVAVAWVLGTVFVRFCEDNRLIPEPYLTGPDGDRRELAESRYDAYVESDEDPTYRGWLEKAFEELGRGQAGRLLFDKRHNPLFQVPLSHDGARELVEFWRGRDEGGVLVHDFTDPLNEDGTEGWDTRFLGDLYQDLSEAARKTYALLQTPEFVEEFILDRTMNPAVREFGYEELKMIDPTCGSGHFVLGAFRRLVRLWGEGQPGKDAHERVAAALKSVHGVDVNPFAVAIARFRLLVAAMAAGGVRTLAKAAKYDWQVSLAVGDSLIKSRRSQQGNLFGGVDEDFVDELAEFKYATEDLHEYPDVLQPGQYHVVVGNPPYITVKDKTLNVLYRELYPACAGKYALSVPFAQRFFELAKRGDAEGRGYGMVGQITANSFMKREFGAKLIEGYFGHTVELTEVIDTSGAYIPGHGTPTVILVGRQRGGDGRSPVIRTVRSVQGEPSAPDNAEEGLVWQAILEQIDKPGSVSQWVSVDDLERARYFGKQPWVLADGGLEMVEQLQAAAVKKLAELTESSGFSAITGDDDLYSFPRPLAAWVPVHGAPMRPFLEGDQIRDWVSLPGVDAIYPIGTNRTDRELLESRALWPGRHILRNTLYFGQTKEQRGIPWSNYAYYKEDRLNADRLITFAFVATCNHFVLDRGGKVFNRSAPVIKLREEAGEEEYLRLLGLLNSSAAGFWLKQVSQSKGNGGIGGGISDEFWEHRFEFTGTKLEEFPLPAGYPTKLGTALDDLAQQLIAVSPATVAAQAIPTATTLREAASRWELTRARMVALQEELDWQVYSLYNLQSEDLRVSNDPDDPNMPALNLGERAFEIVLARRVAAGEASGEWFKRHGSTPITELPAQWPAAYRQIVQKRIDAIESNRAIGMVERPEYKRRWAAEGWDALQEKALRSWLLERMENRDLWSDENGQPTILTLARLTDALSRDEDFVSVAKLYAPRKELAKVVAELISDEHVPFLSALRYKPAGLKKRADWEEVWDLQRKEDAAPDEPAKRKIRDSIPVPPKYTSADFLRPSYWRARGKLDVPKERFISYGQANAATPELYGWAGWDHREQAQALATYFTNTALSTEEITPFLAGLLELQPWLSQWHNEFDMLYSGSPADFFAGYRQQKQGEHGLTDDDLRGWRPPAATRGRRAAVKQ from the coding sequence GTGATCGACCGCAAGGCTCTGTTGAACGACCTGAAGCAGCAGGTCAAGGCGGTCGAGACCGACCTTGGACGCCAGGTGAAGGCGCTGGGTGATGTTGGCGCGCGGCTGAGGGCCGAGTACGACCAGGCGCGCAAGCTCGGGCGTACGGCGGCGACGTGGACGTCGTGGCTGGACGAGCGGGTCACGCAGGTCGCGGTGGCGTGGGTGCTGGGGACTGTGTTCGTACGGTTCTGCGAGGACAACCGGCTGATCCCGGAGCCGTATCTGACGGGGCCGGACGGTGACCGGCGGGAGCTGGCGGAGTCGCGGTACGACGCGTACGTGGAGTCGGACGAGGATCCGACGTACCGGGGGTGGCTGGAGAAGGCGTTCGAGGAGCTGGGGCGGGGGCAGGCGGGTCGGCTGCTTTTTGATAAGCGGCACAACCCGCTTTTCCAGGTTCCGCTTTCGCATGATGGTGCGCGGGAGTTGGTCGAGTTCTGGCGGGGGAGGGATGAGGGTGGTGTCCTCGTCCATGACTTCACCGACCCGCTGAACGAGGACGGTACGGAGGGGTGGGACACGCGGTTCCTCGGCGACCTGTACCAGGACCTGAGTGAGGCTGCCAGGAAGACGTACGCGCTGCTTCAGACGCCGGAGTTCGTGGAGGAGTTCATCCTCGACCGGACGATGAATCCTGCGGTGCGGGAGTTCGGGTACGAGGAACTGAAGATGATCGACCCTACGTGCGGGTCGGGGCACTTTGTGCTGGGGGCGTTTCGGCGGTTGGTACGGCTGTGGGGGGAGGGGCAGCCGGGCAAGGATGCACATGAGCGGGTAGCGGCCGCGCTGAAGTCGGTGCACGGTGTGGACGTCAATCCGTTCGCGGTGGCTATTGCTCGGTTCCGGTTGCTGGTTGCGGCGATGGCAGCGGGTGGTGTGCGCACGTTGGCGAAGGCGGCGAAGTACGACTGGCAGGTATCTCTGGCGGTCGGAGACTCGCTGATCAAGTCCCGCCGCTCCCAGCAGGGCAACCTGTTCGGCGGGGTGGACGAGGACTTCGTGGACGAGTTGGCCGAGTTCAAGTACGCGACGGAGGACTTGCACGAGTACCCGGACGTCTTGCAGCCGGGGCAGTATCACGTGGTGGTGGGGAACCCGCCGTACATCACGGTCAAGGACAAGACACTCAACGTTCTCTACCGGGAGCTGTATCCGGCGTGTGCGGGCAAGTATGCACTGTCGGTGCCGTTCGCCCAGCGGTTCTTCGAACTGGCCAAGCGCGGAGATGCTGAGGGACGCGGCTACGGCATGGTCGGGCAGATCACCGCGAACTCGTTCATGAAGCGGGAGTTCGGGGCGAAGCTCATTGAGGGATACTTCGGGCACACGGTGGAGTTGACCGAGGTCATCGACACCTCGGGTGCGTACATTCCGGGGCACGGGACGCCGACGGTCATTCTCGTGGGCAGGCAGCGGGGTGGCGATGGGCGATCGCCGGTCATCCGGACCGTTCGCAGTGTGCAGGGTGAGCCGTCCGCGCCGGACAACGCCGAGGAGGGGCTGGTCTGGCAAGCAATCCTTGAGCAGATCGACAAGCCTGGTTCCGTTAGCCAATGGGTGTCCGTCGACGATCTTGAGCGCGCTCGATACTTTGGCAAGCAGCCTTGGGTTCTAGCTGATGGCGGTCTGGAGATGGTCGAGCAGCTTCAGGCGGCTGCGGTCAAGAAGCTTGCAGAATTGACCGAAAGTAGCGGATTCTCGGCGATCACTGGCGACGACGATCTTTACTCTTTCCCTCGGCCGCTCGCTGCCTGGGTGCCTGTACATGGTGCACCTATGCGGCCGTTCTTGGAGGGAGATCAGATTCGAGACTGGGTCAGCTTGCCTGGCGTAGACGCTATCTATCCAATCGGCACCAACCGGACTGATCGTGAACTATTGGAGTCGAGGGCTTTGTGGCCCGGGCGCCATATCCTTCGAAACACTCTGTACTTCGGTCAGACGAAGGAGCAGCGTGGTATCCCATGGTCCAACTACGCTTACTACAAAGAAGACCGCCTCAACGCGGATCGTCTGATTACCTTTGCATTCGTTGCAACGTGCAACCACTTCGTGTTGGATCGAGGCGGGAAGGTGTTCAACAGGTCCGCACCAGTGATCAAATTGCGGGAGGAGGCGGGCGAGGAGGAGTACCTGCGGCTGCTTGGGCTGCTTAACAGTTCAGCGGCTGGATTCTGGCTCAAGCAAGTGAGTCAGTCAAAAGGTAATGGCGGCATCGGTGGTGGAATCTCGGACGAATTCTGGGAGCACCGGTTCGAGTTCACCGGAACGAAGCTGGAAGAGTTCCCCCTCCCCGCTGGGTACCCCACCAAACTCGGCACCGCGCTCGATGATCTGGCTCAGCAGCTCATTGCTGTCAGCCCTGCAACCGTGGCAGCCCAGGCTATTCCGACTGCCACGACCCTGCGAGAGGCCGCCTCCCGCTGGGAGTTGACACGCGCGCGGATGGTCGCTCTCCAGGAGGAGCTGGACTGGCAGGTCTACTCTCTCTACAACCTTCAGTCCGAGGACCTCCGCGTCTCCAACGATCCCGACGATCCCAACATGCCCGCGCTCAACCTCGGTGAGCGCGCATTCGAGATCGTCCTCGCCCGCCGCGTAGCCGCAGGCGAGGCCAGCGGCGAGTGGTTCAAGCGGCACGGCTCCACCCCCATCACGGAGCTCCCTGCTCAGTGGCCCGCCGCCTACAGGCAGATCGTCCAGAAGCGGATCGACGCCATCGAGTCGAACCGCGCCATCGGCATGGTCGAGCGCCCCGAGTACAAACGTCGCTGGGCCGCCGAGGGCTGGGACGCACTCCAGGAGAAGGCCCTGCGCTCCTGGCTGCTCGAACGCATGGAAAACCGTGACCTCTGGTCTGACGAGAACGGTCAGCCCACCATCCTTACCCTGGCTCGCCTCACCGACGCGCTCTCGCGTGACGAGGACTTCGTCTCCGTCGCCAAGCTCTACGCACCCCGCAAGGAACTCGCGAAGGTTGTCGCCGAACTGATCAGCGACGAGCACGTGCCGTTCCTCTCCGCCCTGCGCTACAAGCCCGCCGGTCTGAAGAAGCGCGCCGACTGGGAAGAGGTGTGGGACCTCCAACGCAAGGAGGATGCCGCGCCCGACGAGCCCGCCAAGCGGAAGATCCGGGACTCCATCCCTGTGCCGCCGAAGTACACCTCGGCCGACTTCCTCCGCCCCTCCTACTGGAGGGCGCGCGGCAAGCTCGACGTGCCCAAGGAGCGGTTCATCTCTTACGGGCAGGCCAACGCCGCCACCCCTGAGCTGTACGGGTGGGCCGGCTGGGACCACCGGGAGCAGGCACAGGCCCTCGCCACGTACTTCACTAACACCGCGCTGTCCACCGAGGAGATCACGCCGTTCCTCGCCGGCCTGCTGGAACTCCAGCCGTGGCTGTCCCAGTGGCACAACGAGTTCGACATGCTCTACAGCGGCTCCCCGGCGGACTTCTTCGCTGGTTACCGCCAGCAGAAGCAGGGCGAGCACGGACTCACTGACGACGATCTCCGTGGCTGGCGTCCTCCGGCCGCGACCCGAGGTCGTCGCGCAGCAGTGAAGCAGTAG
- a CDS encoding DUF6408 family protein has protein sequence MNPVEYKLARRDRIRQILVDVTVGVITNLLVTALTVVARLVF, from the coding sequence ATGAACCCCGTTGAGTACAAGCTTGCACGTCGTGACCGGATTCGTCAGATTCTGGTCGACGTCACGGTGGGAGTCATCACCAATCTGCTGGTGACGGCCCTTACCGTGGTAGCGCGCCTGGTCTTCTGA
- the pglW gene encoding BREX system serine/threonine kinase PglW, whose translation MREGRWVTVTQSEFDHERRGLDAIREKLSDSDPWRAWSNFTFTANTGHVREVDLLVVAPGGVCMIELKDWHGSVASENGTWVQTTPGGRRRTHGNPLHLVNRKAKELAGLLALPGGKRVWVAEAVCFTDNSLRVRLPAHDQNGVYTVDELVEMLGQPPRDERRRVTAIGSREIEAALKNIGIRKSDAQYKVGPYELERKSFDSGPTWADYLARHSDLPEAARVRIYLSERGSDASLRQSVENAARREAAVLGRFKHPGVVELKQYFPSGHAAGPALIFDYHPDTLKLDEYLVQYGEKLDILGRMALVRQIAETMRSAHSSRIHHRALAARSVLVVPRPRGGKGRAVGEEAAWLTPHLQISDWQIATQRSGDSSQGQGMTRFAPTALSAMHLADDADAYLAPELTALNPDPVHLDVYGLGVLTYLLVTGKAPAASQAELLARLEAGEGLRPSSLVDGLSEDVDELVQAATAYRPGQRLSSVDEFLELLEVVEDSLTAPAQAATATEGPADEDDETAADKDPLEAVAGDVFAGRWEIRRRLGTGSTSRAFLVRDLQAEARRTRPLAVLKVALSDSRSEILAREAEAMGRLRPHSGIIRLVEPEPLHIGGRTVLALEYVGDERDDNGQSTEGAGRPRRREETVARQLRDNGRLQVDQLEAYGDYLFGAVDFLEGEGVWHRDIKPDNIAIRIRPNRTRELVLIDFSLAGYPAKSTNAGTDGYLDPFVDVITRGSYDSHAERYAVAVTLHQMASGELPKWGDGSVLPRMTDAKEWTYPTIAAEAFDPAVRDGLVAFFQKALHRDAGRRFPELKPMRDAWRKVFLDASQTVPSSHRSRHPAATATEEGTPAEGAAAAAIADAEPETAEQQRDRLAAEVTRDTPLTVSGLTPAAQSFLYGLGITTVGELLDYSRRKLVNAPGLGAKTRNEVQQRQREWGERLREIPVSPLTPKGRAEAKEELEQLTAAESALVGELATGASASALSPRILRSVSLDTLATVFVPAVNNNGSNRNKAEMVRLLLRLPDEHGVLPDIGVWPKQKDVAEGLGLSQGRIPQMLKDERKRWKAEPAVQALREEIIDLLLSMGRVASAVEIADALAVRRGTHLAGREQRRAMALAAVRAVVEVEQLAPQEAEFQHQPNRKATDESLGAGLLALDVRENDGPDTPTAPGLLEYATRLGKTADRLARLDTLPTAATVLAELGALTVPPGAVDWDERRMVELAAAASVNAAATPRLEIYPRDLSLVRALRLTQAGLVRWIPGMPEGQQPGLTGEAVHERVRARFPEMVAPDGRGGTHHELPTGGPLTKALRDAGFELSLSMHEREGVLRYLPTRVDDASSYLTTGAWRQSTRTGAVTRYADDPQLAGAVRAEERLLASARRDGYRVLTVRQQLVRDAVRELGAGRLGTRAVSVTELFLEALHAQVTPGTKPTWETLLKADAAEPGSKGAVRFAEYARTAWGAVEPRIAELLGNGGGGAGPVLLTEAGVFARYDAMGVLDRLASAARRGGRGLWLLVPQSDPSREPRLGQVAVPYQAGLGEWIQLPDTWVGNAHRGSGEVVASASGVEGDAK comes from the coding sequence ATGCGGGAAGGCCGGTGGGTCACGGTCACCCAGTCCGAGTTCGATCACGAACGCCGTGGCCTGGACGCGATCCGGGAGAAGCTGTCGGACTCCGACCCCTGGCGTGCCTGGTCGAACTTCACCTTCACCGCGAACACCGGACACGTCCGCGAGGTGGACCTGCTGGTCGTCGCCCCCGGCGGCGTCTGCATGATCGAACTGAAGGACTGGCACGGCTCGGTCGCCTCCGAGAACGGCACCTGGGTGCAGACCACACCCGGCGGCCGCCGCCGTACGCACGGCAACCCGCTGCACCTGGTCAACCGCAAGGCCAAGGAACTGGCCGGCCTGCTCGCGCTGCCCGGCGGCAAGCGGGTCTGGGTCGCGGAGGCCGTCTGCTTCACGGACAACAGCCTTCGAGTACGCCTGCCCGCCCACGACCAGAACGGCGTGTACACCGTCGACGAGCTGGTCGAGATGCTGGGGCAGCCTCCGCGTGACGAGCGGCGCCGCGTCACCGCGATCGGCTCGCGCGAGATCGAGGCGGCCCTCAAGAACATCGGCATCCGCAAGAGCGACGCGCAGTACAAGGTCGGCCCGTACGAGCTGGAGCGGAAGTCCTTCGACTCCGGGCCCACCTGGGCGGACTACCTCGCCCGCCACAGCGACCTCCCCGAGGCCGCCCGCGTCCGCATCTACCTCAGCGAGCGCGGCTCCGACGCCTCCCTGCGCCAGTCCGTCGAGAACGCCGCCCGGCGCGAAGCCGCGGTGCTGGGCCGCTTCAAGCACCCGGGCGTGGTCGAGCTCAAGCAGTACTTCCCCTCCGGGCACGCCGCCGGCCCCGCGCTGATCTTCGACTACCACCCGGACACCCTGAAGCTGGACGAGTACCTGGTCCAGTACGGCGAGAAGCTGGACATCCTCGGCCGGATGGCACTGGTCCGCCAGATCGCCGAGACCATGCGCTCCGCGCACTCCAGCCGTATCCACCACCGGGCGCTCGCCGCCCGCTCCGTGCTCGTCGTCCCCCGGCCGCGCGGCGGGAAGGGCCGGGCCGTGGGGGAGGAGGCCGCCTGGCTCACCCCGCACCTCCAGATCTCCGACTGGCAGATCGCCACCCAGCGCAGCGGCGACTCCTCCCAGGGCCAGGGCATGACCCGCTTCGCGCCGACCGCCCTGTCCGCGATGCACCTGGCCGACGACGCCGACGCCTACCTCGCCCCGGAACTCACCGCCCTCAACCCCGACCCGGTCCACCTCGACGTGTACGGACTCGGCGTCCTCACCTACCTGCTGGTCACCGGCAAGGCGCCGGCCGCCAGCCAGGCCGAGCTGCTGGCCCGCCTGGAGGCGGGCGAGGGCCTGCGCCCCAGCTCCCTGGTGGACGGACTGTCGGAGGACGTGGACGAGCTGGTCCAGGCCGCCACCGCCTACCGGCCGGGCCAACGCCTGTCCAGCGTGGACGAGTTCCTGGAACTGCTGGAGGTCGTCGAGGACTCCCTCACTGCCCCGGCCCAGGCGGCCACCGCTACGGAGGGGCCGGCCGACGAGGACGACGAGACCGCCGCCGACAAGGACCCGCTGGAGGCCGTCGCCGGAGACGTGTTCGCCGGCCGGTGGGAGATCCGCCGCCGCCTGGGCACCGGCTCCACCAGCCGCGCCTTCCTCGTCCGCGACCTTCAGGCCGAAGCCCGCAGGACCCGCCCGCTGGCCGTCCTGAAGGTCGCCCTCTCCGACAGCCGCAGCGAGATCCTCGCCCGCGAGGCCGAGGCCATGGGACGCCTGCGCCCCCACTCCGGCATCATCCGCCTCGTCGAACCCGAACCGCTGCACATCGGCGGCCGTACCGTCCTGGCACTGGAGTACGTCGGCGACGAGCGCGACGACAACGGGCAGAGCACCGAGGGCGCGGGCCGCCCGCGCCGCCGTGAGGAGACGGTCGCCCGCCAGCTCCGCGACAACGGCCGCCTCCAGGTGGACCAGTTGGAGGCTTACGGCGACTACCTCTTCGGAGCCGTCGACTTCCTGGAGGGCGAGGGCGTCTGGCACCGCGACATCAAGCCCGACAACATCGCCATCCGTATCCGCCCCAACCGCACCCGTGAACTCGTCCTCATCGACTTCTCCCTCGCCGGCTACCCGGCGAAGAGCACCAACGCGGGCACCGACGGCTACCTCGACCCCTTCGTCGACGTCATCACCCGCGGCTCGTACGACTCGCACGCCGAGCGGTACGCCGTCGCCGTCACCCTGCACCAGATGGCCTCCGGCGAGCTGCCCAAGTGGGGAGACGGCAGCGTCCTGCCCCGTATGACCGACGCCAAGGAGTGGACGTACCCGACCATCGCGGCCGAGGCCTTCGACCCGGCCGTACGCGACGGTCTCGTCGCCTTCTTCCAGAAGGCCCTGCACCGCGACGCCGGCCGGCGGTTCCCCGAGCTGAAGCCGATGCGGGACGCCTGGCGCAAGGTCTTCCTCGACGCCTCCCAGACCGTCCCGTCCAGCCACCGTTCCCGTCACCCGGCCGCTACGGCCACGGAGGAGGGGACACCGGCCGAGGGCGCCGCCGCGGCGGCGATCGCGGACGCCGAGCCGGAGACCGCCGAGCAGCAGCGCGACCGCCTCGCCGCCGAGGTCACCCGCGACACCCCGCTCACCGTCTCAGGCCTCACGCCCGCCGCCCAGTCCTTCCTGTACGGCCTGGGCATCACGACGGTCGGCGAACTGCTCGACTACAGCCGCCGCAAGCTCGTCAACGCCCCCGGACTGGGGGCCAAGACCCGCAACGAGGTCCAGCAGCGGCAGCGCGAGTGGGGCGAGCGGCTGCGCGAGATCCCCGTCTCACCGCTCACACCGAAGGGCCGAGCCGAGGCCAAGGAGGAGCTGGAGCAGCTCACCGCAGCCGAGTCCGCCCTCGTCGGCGAGCTCGCCACGGGCGCCTCGGCGAGCGCACTGTCGCCCCGCATACTCCGCTCCGTCAGCCTCGACACCCTCGCCACCGTCTTCGTACCCGCCGTCAACAACAACGGCTCCAACCGCAACAAGGCCGAGATGGTACGGCTGTTGCTGCGCCTGCCCGACGAGCACGGCGTGCTGCCCGACATCGGGGTCTGGCCGAAGCAGAAGGATGTCGCGGAGGGCCTTGGGCTGAGCCAGGGTCGTATCCCGCAGATGCTCAAGGACGAGCGCAAGCGCTGGAAGGCGGAGCCCGCCGTTCAGGCACTGCGCGAGGAGATCATCGACCTGCTGTTGAGCATGGGCCGGGTCGCCTCTGCGGTGGAGATCGCGGACGCCCTGGCGGTCCGGCGCGGCACGCACCTCGCGGGGCGCGAGCAGCGGCGCGCGATGGCGCTCGCAGCCGTACGGGCCGTGGTCGAGGTAGAGCAACTGGCCCCGCAGGAGGCCGAGTTCCAGCACCAGCCGAACCGCAAGGCGACGGACGAGTCCCTGGGCGCCGGCCTGCTCGCCCTCGACGTACGAGAGAACGACGGCCCGGACACCCCGACCGCGCCCGGCCTGCTGGAGTACGCGACCCGCCTCGGCAAGACGGCCGACCGGCTCGCCAGGCTGGACACCCTGCCGACGGCGGCGACCGTGCTCGCCGAACTGGGCGCGCTGACGGTGCCGCCGGGCGCGGTGGACTGGGACGAGCGCCGCATGGTGGAGCTGGCGGCGGCGGCGTCCGTGAACGCCGCCGCCACGCCACGCCTGGAGATCTACCCGCGGGACCTGTCGCTCGTCAGGGCGTTGCGCCTCACGCAGGCCGGGCTCGTCCGCTGGATCCCGGGTATGCCGGAGGGGCAGCAGCCGGGCCTGACCGGCGAGGCCGTGCACGAGCGGGTCCGTGCTCGCTTCCCGGAGATGGTCGCTCCTGACGGGCGTGGCGGCACGCACCACGAACTGCCGACGGGCGGCCCGCTCACCAAGGCGTTGCGCGACGCCGGCTTCGAACTGTCGCTCAGCATGCACGAACGCGAGGGCGTGCTGCGCTACCTGCCGACGCGAGTGGACGACGCGTCGAGCTACCTGACTACAGGTGCGTGGCGGCAGTCGACGCGTACGGGTGCGGTGACGCGGTACGCCGACGACCCGCAGCTCGCGGGTGCGGTACGTGCGGAGGAACGGCTCCTCGCGTCGGCCCGCCGGGACGGGTACCGGGTGCTGACCGTACGGCAGCAGTTGGTGCGGGACGCGGTACGGGAGTTGGGTGCGGGGCGACTGGGCACGCGGGCGGTGTCGGTGACCGAGCTGTTCCTGGAGGCCCTGCACGCGCAGGTGACGCCGGGCACCAAGCCCACCTGGGAGACCCTGCTCAAGGCGGACGCCGCCGAGCCGGGCTCGAAGGGCGCGGTGCGGTTCGCGGAGTACGCGCGGACGGCGTGGGGCGCGGTGGAGCCCCGGATCGCGGAGCTGCTGGGCAACGGTGGTGGCGGGGCCGGGCCTGTTCTGCTGACGGAAGCCGGGGTGTTCGCGCGGTACGACGCGATGGGCGTCCTGGACCGGCTGGCGTCGGCGGCCCGGCGGGGCGGGCGGGGGCTGTGGCTCCTGGTCCCGCAGAGCGACCCCTCGCGCGAGCCCCGGCTCGGGCAGGTGGCCGTGCCGTACCAGGCCGGCCTGGGGGAGTGGATTCAGCTTCCGGACACGTGGGTGGGCAACGCCCATCGCGGGTCCGGCGAGGTTGTGGCTAGTGCCAGTGGTGTCGAGGGAGACGCAAAGTGA
- a CDS encoding helix-turn-helix domain-containing protein → MDGEVQQPEYEVGTGMLCMFGRQLKLFRERAGMDRAKLGSLTGYSASTIASFEQGRRISPPKFIDQADEVLDAGGVLSASKEEVARAQYPAFFRDAAKLEAEAVELHVYDTQLVNGLLQTVEYARAVFAMWQPLLDEALMEQRVAARLARQEIFSRRPAPHLSFVIEEAVLLRPLGGEAVWRGQLEHLMLIAEKRNVVIQVMPLSRQEHAGLAGPFTLMEAKDGRRIAYTEVQGDSRVHTERHKVRELERTYGILRAQAHTPTESLALVERLLGER, encoded by the coding sequence GTGGACGGCGAGGTTCAGCAGCCGGAGTATGAGGTCGGGACAGGCATGTTGTGCATGTTCGGACGGCAGTTGAAACTGTTCCGGGAGCGCGCGGGGATGGACCGCGCGAAGCTCGGGTCGCTGACCGGGTACTCGGCCTCGACGATCGCGTCGTTCGAGCAGGGGAGACGTATCTCGCCGCCGAAGTTCATCGACCAGGCTGATGAAGTGCTGGACGCCGGTGGGGTGTTGAGCGCGAGCAAGGAGGAGGTGGCTCGGGCTCAATATCCGGCGTTCTTTCGGGATGCGGCCAAGTTGGAGGCCGAGGCCGTCGAGCTGCATGTGTATGACACTCAGTTGGTCAACGGCCTGCTGCAGACGGTGGAGTACGCGCGAGCGGTGTTCGCCATGTGGCAGCCGCTGTTGGACGAAGCGCTCATGGAGCAGCGAGTAGCCGCACGACTAGCACGGCAGGAGATCTTCTCCCGACGCCCTGCGCCGCATCTGAGCTTTGTGATCGAGGAGGCTGTCCTGCTCCGGCCGCTCGGCGGAGAGGCTGTCTGGCGAGGTCAGTTGGAGCACCTCATGCTGATCGCGGAGAAGCGCAACGTGGTAATCCAGGTGATGCCGTTGTCCCGCCAGGAACATGCGGGACTCGCTGGACCGTTCACCTTGATGGAAGCCAAGGATGGGCGCAGGATCGCGTACACGGAGGTACAAGGCGACAGCCGTGTGCACACAGAGCGTCACAAGGTGCGGGAGCTTGAGCGTACGTACGGGATCCTTCGCGCGCAGGCCCACACTCCGACAGAATCGCTGGCGTTGGTCGAAAGGTTGCTGGGAGAGAGATGA